One window from the genome of Deltaproteobacteria bacterium encodes:
- a CDS encoding multidrug effflux MFS transporter yields the protein MRQDSQSRQTMILTGVIMATVSAMMSTHLYTPSMPHLVDYFQTTPAVVKLSLSLNALAFGLMQLIYGPVSDRFGRRPVMLAGMTGFTLASLACIASQSISQLIFLRIFQGIFSAAEAVLVYAIIYDLFEGAHRIRALAIYGMAIALAPATAPIVGGYIHVWLGWRANFAVIALFGAVTSLIIWRNLPETSPPGRSDLRITRIVGDYGNLLTNPHFMNYAVMTGAGSGMILSMVTSAPFILISHLGVPTQTYGWFMIAPVLSYVVSNGITRKLAGAFEMTFILKIGLGVTAAGALGLAGSIFSGHLAATALTLLFAVMTFGLAPVFAIAPMKAMDTTDRPTGVASAMVNAVPMFMASLAAVSLSVFHDGTARPLGGTIVGLLLIAAGSHAGAARRKKTDL from the coding sequence TTGCGTCAAGATAGCCAATCCAGACAGACAATGATTCTGACCGGCGTGATCATGGCCACCGTTTCGGCCATGATGTCCACGCATTTGTACACCCCCAGCATGCCCCACCTGGTCGATTATTTCCAGACGACACCGGCCGTGGTTAAACTGTCGCTCAGCCTCAATGCCCTGGCGTTCGGCCTTATGCAACTGATCTACGGGCCCGTCTCCGACCGGTTCGGGCGGCGGCCGGTAATGCTGGCGGGCATGACCGGTTTCACTCTCGCCAGCCTGGCCTGTATCGCCTCCCAATCCATTTCCCAGCTTATTTTCCTCCGGATATTCCAGGGAATTTTTTCTGCGGCGGAGGCCGTACTCGTGTATGCCATCATCTACGATCTTTTTGAAGGTGCGCACAGGATCAGGGCGCTCGCCATCTACGGCATGGCCATCGCCCTGGCACCCGCCACCGCACCCATCGTCGGCGGGTACATCCACGTATGGCTCGGCTGGAGAGCCAACTTCGCCGTCATCGCCCTGTTCGGTGCGGTAACATCGCTGATCATCTGGCGCAACCTTCCGGAAACATCCCCACCCGGCCGATCGGATCTTCGCATCACCCGCATCGTCGGTGACTACGGCAACCTGCTGACCAACCCGCACTTCATGAACTATGCCGTGATGACCGGAGCCGGGTCGGGCATGATCCTGTCCATGGTGACATCCGCACCATTCATTCTGATTTCCCACCTCGGCGTACCCACCCAGACCTACGGATGGTTCATGATTGCACCGGTGCTGTCCTATGTGGTGTCCAACGGCATCACCCGCAAACTGGCCGGAGCCTTCGAGATGACCTTTATTCTGAAAATCGGTCTCGGGGTCACCGCCGCCGGCGCCCTGGGGCTGGCCGGATCGATATTCAGCGGGCATCTTGCGGCAACCGCTTTGACCCTGCTGTTTGCCGTGATGACCTTTGGGCTGGCCCCGGTTTTCGCCATCGCCCCCATGAAGGCCATGGACACCACCGACCGCCCCACCGGCGTGGCTTCGGCCATGGTAAACGCGGTTCCCATGTTCATGGCCAGCCTGGCCGCAGTCAGCCTGAGTGTTTTCCACGACGGTACCGCCAGACCGTTGGGCGGCACCATCGTCGGACTGCTGCTGATTGCCGCCGGGTCCCACG
- a CDS encoding PilZ domain-containing protein has product MADPHDFDQFRRRDSRKPYSAEVYFSVENKVYTATVKNISRGGALIHTGGMPRIEPGEQIIITIPFTDKSKNVKRRAEVMWAGSKMIGVQFI; this is encoded by the coding sequence ATGGCCGATCCTCACGATTTCGATCAGTTCAGAAGACGGGATTCCAGGAAGCCTTACAGCGCCGAAGTATATTTTTCGGTCGAAAATAAGGTTTACACCGCAACCGTCAAGAACATCAGCCGCGGCGGTGCGCTTATTCACACCGGAGGCATGCCCAGAATCGAACCGGGAGAGCAAATCATCATCACCATCCCCTTCACCGACAAATCAAAAAACGTCAAGCGTAGGGCCGAGGTTATGTGGGCGGGCAGCAAGATGATTGGCGTCCAGTTCATCTAA